The window ttgtgtgcatgattaccagacagataagggtgtttcgggccttcatggttcgggatactcgttacggccagggccctaggccccgattcgggtcgtgacaaacttggtatcaaagcacggttcatggtcccagggtgtctacgaaatcacatcgagtagagtcttgtttatgggtgtgtagcgcgccacacttataagcaggaggctacacgacatttaggaatgtcttttttttttcatgttctagtttgtgcaactgagtcagaatgttcctccttcatactctaattcatgatataatgacatccatacgaaagtaaaatcatcccaaattctttccttactctgatgttctcagtcCCGTCACATTtctggggtgattcaagtgccaaagtttagagtctaaatggtattgtCCCTTTGGATCGCATCATGTAAGAtcttaaaattgtgcaaggacttgagaagagtccattaTTGCTTTAAAGTGTATgagttctagtgtgaaccttgatcttgacaaaatcatgcttttcagccttcTATATTAAGTATATTCggcccttttcaaaaatttatgttgtagATGTCATGCCTAAGGGAAAAGATATGTAGTAGAAgtgttggaattgtatttccacccaaatagtagtataagttaaagtgtcggtgtcatgaacTATTGGTAGCAAGTAGCGTGTGTGGATTGTATGATAATCTGTGGAGGATatatttgactcagatttttttatctatacaaagtaagatgtgtattcttagattatggaatattgtgtgacaagtttctatctcttgaaaatattttatcatcgTGTTGGTGAAACTAAAAAGTCTAGTgtagccgtgtggggctctttcgattcactagcatagttgccttgtcattcatcttattttcttgttcaaaccacaaaaaaatcaaagtctagtgaagccgtgtgaggcctattttgattcactagcaatttGCCGTTCAacgtgttgttcttgtgttggttgaatatatgtatagctgaatctttttgcatgagatagaGTTGGTAATGAAGCGATTCGTCCTTGTAtgttagtttattagtagaagatagagaaggagttattaggcGAGGTGAATTGtccttgcttgaagtatgaaaatgacCAGCTTAGCCAATAGGTTAaaagtatagactcatggttgttgtggactttgaaggtagtgtaaatgtacgcttgggtaagtaattgtgatgtgagaaagcatTATAGGTAGATATGATTGtacggggttataatataaggataaggttgatcatgtctattatgaggctttaacccccttgaccctcttttcattggtagttgtaaactagtgctacttgtgagaaggtatgtagtagattttcgagatatttgggtagaatttcccaatttgatagattagtatatttatattatgttgcattcttcattggtagtaaatgattgatactaaactataggcttgaatttaaatggtgtggtggtaaatagtggcacgagtttgatgatgcatgttttgtgggattaaattagtaggcttaatGTGCTgatggattatgataaggaaaaccgttaggtcatgatcgattattgtggttatgaagttctagtgcactagtgttttatgatgtttatttcatagtttccaagtgaaaattttgtgtaaggttgggttggaAATCATGCATATCACttgatattaagtttgaatagttgatgtccatgaaggtggatgtgaagatttcttggttaatgaatactagttgtatagaagtgatctaatagaCTTAAACGGTGCATGCAATAGagtaagtttatttgattcatagtggtgtatgatattgtatgtatgatgtaaaagtatgcctaaggtgacatgaggttgcggcatttttctaaggctattacttATTGTgcgtggctagtggtaccattgaattgttaagtggataaagactagttagatggtacatggtgatctaaatatccatgttaaggtgttttgattgatagtgttgggcCTTTTGTGGTGATCTTAATTCTCATAGTAGAGGGATATAAATTTGGAGTCGCAATAGTGGTAGGCTCTGTCGAAAGagatatggttcatcaaaggcttggtgatatccatgttaagtgttagcaTCTAAGCTtgatttttgaaggttgaaccgatagaataagtgtgcaagcattatactatgccTATTGGTGGCTagagaaagatagagtgtatcctggaaggtagtcattcgggctaagttctatgatatgcatgtattgttatttttttttcagaccctagagtgcagtaagtgtagttcagttagaatctagtaaaggatctcccaaactctaaatgatgacttgaagctaagggggagatgacagaacgaatgaccaagtaaggctctcagattctagtagtgatgcagtatgattgAAAACAttagaaagtgagggtgaatctcaacccattcttaCCTCAGTATTCTTTTTCAGTTATCCGGATGCTTACTCATACCTTACAATTCAGTTctgtgatcatagttcatgattcttgtatatgatagagagtcatgtactcttccaattccaagataatgagttctagttcattcaagtagtcggaatcacattccttatgttaggaactctagttgaggtcatgcaactcatgacgcatgtactcactctttatagtgtgctcattCCCGTATAAAAATCTTCTCATGCTtcagggtcttatgttttaaccttttagtgatccttcctatgcaatgatagtggtgatgatgtaaatgttcttgttgatggaagttCATAAtacgcttgtttagataaggccataagtatgaagtaagatttggggtcAAGTCTTTGATACACATGATgtttagtggaaaagtttgtgtgtgtatgtttttaggatagcacgtgggagttatattgataatagtatagaaactatgtgaagtatgtatttatgggtgtttgccttgaagttaatatgtggttataaattaggcttgaatgacgttttgggattgtagtggaaggtcgcaatatgcattagcgacttcatattaagagttcagagtagtcattgaagtggtaaggcatgttatgcttagaaTGTGATCTTTGAAAGAggtatagaaggtggcatcatatggtttagaataatagcgtggtgtaGCATAtcgtatttttgtgacttagagttaggcttgatcgcggggtaaggattaagctattttagacattagtagaaaaatttgtcaatgctcatatgagaaatttaagctgaattgaatgaatatcatatttatagggaatagtatagttaagggatattcgggaagtgcgctaagcctgaaagtaagaagtggtattgccaaaggtctaaaaattctatcctaatttaggagttatatgtctatattccagactgcagagcAGTGTCAATGTTGGcatttcctcagttggatgtcttgtgtaatccatacccaagattcgtggctccctattactattagaacttctttagagagagtgttgaagagatactccagttaagtatgaaggTCCAGCATAATTCAATCTGTATAGTCAGTAAGTCAGTTTAACAGgcagattcgcatgacttgttttctcgtcttttcatttattcatgctacccgaaatctcagacatgctactattccaagatagagtatatcAGTAGTTGCGAGTATAGCTTAGTTCATGtgtcatgcattagattcagattacagatgttcagttatgattcaatttgtaGGTGCCTAGTGCATCGCCTCAATTTTTTTCgagtattttaatgaattaagcattcatagagggacatagtgtcccaagggggagatacctcattcaattgcatgcatagattcttattacaagcctcacaccagttatcattgcgtaatcagtcatacattcatacgtTAGtccagtcagatatgcatgcattaaaaatacatgttcaatagaaaaagtgcagcttatcagtgtatttagtgCTGCGTTCATGAGAATAACTcagtcacagatccatgcattagatatgcatgttcattatgagaattcagcttatgaatagcttcagtcatgtattccatgcatcagatatgcgtgtccgatataagaattcagaatatcaatagttccagccatatggtcatgtttcagattagtgtattctttattagaggacatgtcgTGTTCGCATTATTCTATATCTTtaaggcttcaacaagttcctacccatcattcgaggacgaatgatcccaagggggagataatgtaccACCCCGTAAAAGTcatgcatggattagcctttaatagagtgcccttagacttaaaaacttgaaaaatttttaagtgtaatgaggacttagagtcattttagctggcaatcttcgggatacaacttttcaaccttcccaacatccgtttttagattttcaagttgcgttatctCATAGTATATCttggataagttttggaattttttggaaCACATAAGGCtgcatttggatttcaaaacaatagcaaaacgcatagcctattgcccagttttcatcattttagggtcaaattcaaacaatcataactccctgtatataatgaactcTGTGAGCTATAATATATCAAACGAAATCTCCTTGAGGCCTCTTTCAAATGCAGCTTCTTTCATCCAATTTGAGTATACAAGTAAAAAGTTATAATCGATTTACTCCAGCCTATCAAACTGTCAACTCAGGGACaaatttgaccttaattgttccttaggggtattttggtcatcctccacccctatatataccaccaACACGGGANNNNNNNNNNNNNNNNNNNNNNNNNNNNNNNNNNNNNNNNNNNNNNNNNNNNNNNNNNNNNNNNNNNNNNNNNNNNNNNNNNNNNNNNNNNNNNNNNNNNNNNNNNNNNNNNNNNNNNNNNNNNNNNNNNNNNNNNNNNNNNNNNNNNNNNNNNNNNNNNNNNNNNNNNNNNNNNNNNNNNNNNNNNNNNNNNNNNNNNNNNNNNNNNNNNNNNNNNNNNNNNNNNNNNNNNNNNNNNNNNNNNNNNNNNNNNNNNNNNNNNNNNNNNNNNNNNNNNNNNNNNNNNNNNNNNNNNNNNNNNNNNNNNNNNNNNNNNNNNNNNNNNNNNNNNNNNNNNNNNNNNNNNNNNNNNNNNNNNNNNNNNNNNNNNNNNNNNNNNNNNNNNNNNNNNNNNNNNNNNNNNNNNNNNNNNNNNNNNNNNNNNNNNNNNNNNNNNNNNNNNNNNNNNNNNNNNNNNNNNNNNNNNNNNNNNNNNNNNNNNNNNNNNNNNNNNNNNNNNNNNNNNNNNNNNNNNNNNNNNNNNNNNNNNNNNNNNNNNNNNNNNNNNNNNNNNNNNNNNNNNNNNNNNNNNNNNNNNNNNNNNNNNNNNNNNNNNNNNNNNNNNNNNNNNNNNNNNNNNNNNNNNNNNNNNNNNNNNNNNNNNNNNNNNNNNNNNNNNNNNNNNNNNNNNNNNNNNNNNNNNNNNNNNNNNNNNNNNNNNNNNNNNNNNNNNNNNNNNNNNNNNNNNNNNNNNNNNNNNNNNNNNNNNNNNNNNNNNNNNNNNNNNNNNNNNNNNNNNNNNNNNNNNNNNNNNNNNNNNNNNNNNNNNNNNNNNNNNNNNNNNNNNNNNNNNNNNNNNNNNNNNNNNNNNNNNNNNNNNNNNNNNNNNNNNNNNNNNNNNNNNNNNNNNNNNNNNNNNNNNNNNNNNNNNNNNNNNNNNNNNNNNNNNNNNNNNNNNNNNNNNNNNNNNNNNNNNNNNNNNNNNNNNNNNNNNNNNNNNNNNNNNNNNNNNNNNNNNNNNNNNNNNNNNNNNNNNNNNNNNNNNNNNNNNNNNNNNNNNNNNNNNNNNNNNNNNNNNNNNNNNNNNNNNNNNNNNNNNNNNNNNNNNNNNNNNNNNNNNNNNNNNNNNNNNNNNNNNNNNNNNNNNNNNNNNNNNNNNNNNNNNNNNNNNNNNNNNNNNNNNNNNNNNNNNNNNNNNNNNNNNNNNNNNNNNNNNNNNNNNNNNNNNNNNNNNNNNNNNNNNNNNNNNNNNNNNNNNNNNNNNNNNNNNNNNNNNNNNNNNNNNNNNNNNNNNNNNNNNNNNNNNNNNNNNNNNNNNNNNNNNNNNNNNNNNNNNNNNNNNNNNNNNNNNNNNNNNNNNNNNNNNNNNNNNNNNNNNNNNNNNNNNNNNNNNNNNNNNNNNNNNNNNNNNNNNNNNNNNNNNNNNNNNNNNNNNNNNNNNNNNNNNNNNNNNNNNNNNNNNNNNNNNNNNNNNNNNNNNNNNNNNNNNNNNNNNNNNNNNNNNNNNNNNNNNNNNNNNNNNNNNNNNNNNNNNNNNNNNNNNNNNNNNNNNNNNNNNNNNNNNNNNNNNNNNNNNNNNNNNNNNNNNNNNNNNNNNNNNNNNNNNNNNNNNNNNNNNNNNNNNNNNNNNNNNNNNNNNNNNNNNNNNNNNNNNNNNNNNNNNNNNNNNNNNNNNNNNNNNNNNNNNNNNNNNNNNNNNNNNNNNNNNNNNNNNNNNNNNNNNNNNNNNNNNNNNNNNNNNNNNNNNNNNNNNNNNNNNNNNNNNNNNNNNNNNNNNNNNNNNNNNNNNNNNNNNNNNNNNNNNNNNNNNNNNNNNNNNNNNNNNNNNNNNNNNNNNNNNNNNNNNNNNNNNNNNNNNNNNNNNNNNNNNNNNNNNNNNNNNNNNNNNNNNNNNNNNNNNNNNNNNNNNNNNNNNNNNNNNNNNNNNNNNNNNNNNNNNNNNNNNNNNNNNNNNNNNNNNNNNNNNNNNNNNNNNNNNNNNNNNNNNNNNNNNNNNNNNNNNNNNNNNNNNNNNNNNNNNNNNNNNNNNNNNNNNNNNNNNNNNNNNNNNNNNNNNNNNNNNNNNNNNNNNNNNNNNNNNNNNNNNNNNNNNNNNNNNNNNNNNNNNNNNNNNNNNNNNNNNNNNNNNNNNNNNNNNNNNNNNNNNNNNNNNNNNNNNNNNNNNNNNNNNNNNNNNNNNNNNNNNNNNNNNNNNNNNNNNNNNNNNNNNNNNNNNNNNNNNNNNNNNNNNNNNNNNNNNNNNNNNNNNNNNNNNNNNNNNNNNNNNNNNNNNNNNNNNNNNNNNNNNNNNNNNNNNNNNNNNNNNNNNNNNNNNNNNNNNNNNNNNNNNNNNNNNNNNNNNNNNNNNNNNNNNNNNNNNNNNNNNNNNNNNNNNNNNNNNNNNNNNNNNNNNNNNNNNNNNNNNNNNNNNNNNNNNNNNNNNNNNNNNNNNNNNNNNNNNNNNNNNNNNNNNNNNNNNNNNNNNNNNNNNNNNNNNNNNNNNNNNNNNNNNNNNNNNNNNNNNNNNNNNNNNNNNNNNNNNNNNNNNNNNNNNNNNNNNNNNNNNNNNNNNNNNNNNNNNNNNNNNNNNNNNNNNNNNNNNNNNNNNNNNNNNNNNNNNNNNNNNNNNNNNNNNNNNNNNNNNNNNNNNNNNNNNNNNNNNNNNNNNNNNNNNNNNNNNNNNNNNNNNNNNNNNNNNNNNNNNNNNNNNNNNNNNNNNNNNNNNNNNNNNNNNNNNNNNNNNNNNNNNNNNNNNNNNNNNNNNNNNNNNNNNNNNNNNNNNNNNNNNNNNNNNNNNNNNNNNNNNNNNNNNNNNNNNNNNNNNNNNNNNNNNNNNNNNNNNNNNNNNNNNNNNNNNNNNNNNNNNNNNNNNNNNNNNNNNNNNNNNNNNNNNNNNNNNNNNNNNNNNNNNNNNNNNNNNNNNNNNNNNNNNNNNNNNNNNNNNNNNNNNNNNNNNNNNNNNNNNNNNNNNNNNNNNNNNNNNNNNNNNNNNNNNNNNNNNNNNNNNNNNNNNNNNNNNNNNNNNNNNNNNNNNNNNNNNNNacccctatatataccaccaacacgggatttaatccctcaaacaccaTTATACACATACTTTCcccaaaattgctcaagaactctctttaggatttcaaagtaaaaacccaaatagttcaagattccaCCGTAGGTTTTCGAAGATAATTACATATACGGAATGACCAATCCGcgagcttcaagaaacatctagtaTCTTCGGaaatagaggtacatggggttatctcaaaaatctcatgggctttaaaattcatcttttcaaaatgggggttttgaaattacgaatatgattatgttttaaacgttttatgatattgatttggtctttaggcctattcccgaAGTAGTTTGATatgtgatatatgtatatgcatgcattccaaaaaaatattaacttgagagcatgaattatatgaaattcctctctttatatgattttgttttgaattttcatacgatgtgaattgtttgaaatcatcttgacaagcatgacatgaaatattttgaaagtgAATATGGTTTCTAACTTGCAAAGAGAGGGctattatgttgaaatatgatgaatataatggttgcatgaagtaatgatatgatattgatggcttgcgagtagggtatgaagataccctatagaatatgatacgtgattgaattaaataaagtttgaatgcattgattttatatgagataggtggatgcccgaagaaggcgtttgagtgtaagggctcgtCGCTGGAAACCGCGTTTGCCGACACggggatttggtaccaggctaagtgatcttgtgtacttgactttatgtcattctcaaattgggactataggtaggagcccgggctaagtgatcttgggtactaccattgggtcgagatactatgctttgtggtcttgtgtgtctttccctcacttatactctaatctcggtggtaACCGAGGTTTGACAAttggtgtaaatgttatatgtagggtattccacctagctcagctgcattacattgttgttgaaaactattacattttgcccatgtgttttcaaatgacttgatatgaaactgctttataatatctctcaactatattttgtaaaaatcttatgttttattttgatatctctccgtgccagtacttttgtgctgaccctctCCCCTCCAaactctcaggttcagaggctcagtctaggggtcaagagaatcagtagatctttCAGACAAAGTTGCAGAGacaattggtgagccttctatatttcagaaggccttatGTCCTGAAGTCCTTTATCTTATATtaagttttggggtctactgggtgccttgtcccagtttatatacagttacttgactcagtcatttgttagagatttttgcagacagttgtttagaggttgattcaTGTTGTGGGAactttatttccccgttattgttccttttcatatttataaccatgtttccatattattgtgtttcttatgcattactttgatcatatgaattatgtgtatgattaccagacagataggggtgttttgggccttcatggttcgggatacttgtcacggccagggcccccgttcgggtcgtgacatttttTTGGCCAAAATTGCGGTAAGATGTCAAGACTTATGTGGCCGCCTGCCAAATCTATCAGCAAATGAAAAGCAGTTGTGCATTACCTGTAGGTTTACTGTAGCCATTAATAACCCCAGAGATGGTATTTGAAGACAtcaccatggacttcattacttGTTTGCTGGGATCCAAAGGGAAGGCAACAATTATGACAGTAAGTGATCGCTTTTCAAAGTATGACCACTTCATTCCTCTTGCTGCTATATTTACCGCTCAAACCATTGCTGAAGCTTTTGTTATACATATCCTCAAGTTGCATGGCCCTCCTCACTCCATCATCACTGATAGAGACCCTCATTTCTTGCATTCCTTCTGGAAAGAGCTCAATATACTATAGGGTACTTCCTTGGCCATGAGCATTGcctatcatcctcaaatggaCGGGCAATTGGAAGCCTTAAACAAATGTGTCGAACAATATTTGCATTGTTTTGTTGATGATAGCCCACATGCTTGGGTTTCTATGCTTCCATGGGTAGAATATTGGTACAACACTGCTTATCAAACTTCAGCAAGAATGACACTATTTCAGGCTTTGTATGGATGGGGGCCTCCTTCAATAGCATGCTATATTCTGGGCAGCACAACTGAAGACTTGATTGAGAAATATATGCTTAGGCAAGATGACGTTCTCTCTTTACTTTAGCATAACCTTCAGAAGGCCCAAGTCAGGATGAAGGAATGCCCAGATAAAATTTGCTGCGTTGGATATTTGAAGGTGGGTGAATGGGTATATGTTAAGCTACAACCC of the Capsicum annuum cultivar UCD-10X-F1 chromosome 11, UCD10Xv1.1, whole genome shotgun sequence genome contains:
- the LOC107846699 gene encoding uncharacterized protein LOC107846699, encoding MVFEDITMDFITCLLGSKGKATIMTVSDRFSKYDHFIPLAAIFTAQTIAEAFGTSLAMSIAYHPQMDGQLEALNKCVEQYLHCFVDDSPHAWVSMLPWVEYWYNTAYQTSARMTLFQALYGWGPPSIACYILGSTTEDLIEKYMLRQDDVGEWVYVKLQPYRQHSLRNQTHHKLGRKYFGPYKQCTGNPNQKIMPLELTDSDFGNPQKLEDKVLILGGSIVANGSEQAKENGLERSEENKDSTVPSSAIGPSNEIGELCRRVRQK